A DNA window from Streptomyces canus contains the following coding sequences:
- a CDS encoding protein meaA yields MTERQFAEGKREKDRPWLMRTYAGHSTAEASNELYRRNLAKGQTGLSVAFDLPTQTGYDSDHILARGEVGRVGVPIAHLGDMRRLFQDIPLEQMNTSMTINATAMWLLALYQVVAEEQGADITQLQGTTQNDIVKEYLSRGTHVFPPGPSLRLTTDMIAYTVSHIPKWNPINICSYHLQEAGATPVQEIAYAMSTAIAVLDAVRDSGQVPQERMGDVVGRISFFVNAGVRFIEEMCKMRAFGRIWDKVTRERYGIENPKHRRFRYGVQVNSLGLTEAQPENNVQRIVLEMLAVTLSKDARARAVQLPAWNEALGLPRPWDQQWSLRMQQVLAYESDLLEYADIFEGSHVVEAKVSTLVEESLAEIERIQQMGGAMAAVESGYLKSQLVSSHAERRARIESGQEKIIGVNIFETTEPNPLTADLDTAIQTVDPAVEARVISGLQHWRDTRYQPPFNHPRPCKALEKLKEAAKGTANLMEATLECARAGVTTGEWAGALREVFGEFRAPTGVSSAPVAVPAAAGSAMADVRRRVEVTAKDLGVGKLRFLVGKPGLDGHSNGAEQIAVRARDAGFEVVYQGIRLTPEQIVDAALAEDVHAVGLSILSGSHAQLVPDVLERLHVAGATDVPVIAGGIIPNGDAEQLRAVGVAAVFTPKDFDITGIIGRIVDEIRKANKLDPLEVPA; encoded by the coding sequence ATGACTGAGCGTCAGTTTGCCGAAGGCAAGCGGGAGAAGGACCGGCCGTGGCTCATGCGCACGTACGCCGGCCACTCCACGGCCGAGGCGTCCAACGAGCTGTACCGGCGCAACCTCGCCAAGGGGCAGACCGGCCTGTCGGTCGCGTTCGACCTGCCGACGCAGACCGGCTACGACTCCGACCACATCCTCGCCCGCGGCGAGGTCGGCCGGGTCGGCGTGCCGATCGCGCACCTCGGTGACATGCGCCGGCTGTTCCAGGACATCCCCCTGGAGCAGATGAACACCTCGATGACGATCAACGCCACCGCCATGTGGCTGCTGGCGCTCTACCAGGTCGTCGCCGAGGAGCAGGGCGCGGACATCACCCAGCTCCAGGGCACGACCCAGAACGACATCGTCAAGGAGTACCTGTCCCGCGGGACGCACGTCTTCCCGCCGGGGCCGAGCCTCCGTCTGACGACCGACATGATCGCGTACACGGTCTCCCACATCCCGAAGTGGAATCCGATCAACATCTGCAGCTACCACCTGCAGGAGGCGGGCGCCACACCGGTCCAGGAGATCGCGTACGCGATGTCGACGGCGATCGCGGTCCTGGACGCCGTCCGGGACTCCGGCCAGGTGCCGCAGGAGCGCATGGGCGATGTCGTCGGCCGTATCTCCTTCTTCGTGAACGCGGGCGTCCGGTTCATCGAGGAGATGTGCAAGATGCGCGCCTTCGGCCGTATCTGGGACAAGGTCACGCGTGAGCGCTACGGCATCGAGAACCCCAAGCACCGGCGCTTCCGGTACGGCGTCCAGGTCAACTCCCTCGGACTGACCGAGGCGCAGCCGGAGAACAACGTCCAGCGGATCGTCCTCGAGATGCTGGCCGTGACCCTCTCGAAGGACGCACGCGCGCGTGCCGTCCAGCTGCCGGCCTGGAACGAGGCCCTCGGTCTCCCCCGGCCCTGGGACCAGCAGTGGTCGCTGCGGATGCAGCAGGTACTGGCGTACGAGAGCGACCTGCTGGAGTACGCGGACATCTTCGAGGGCTCCCACGTCGTCGAGGCGAAGGTGAGCACGCTGGTCGAGGAGTCGCTCGCCGAGATCGAGCGGATCCAGCAGATGGGCGGCGCGATGGCCGCCGTCGAGTCGGGCTATCTGAAGTCGCAGCTCGTCTCCTCGCACGCCGAGCGCCGGGCCCGTATCGAGTCCGGGCAGGAGAAGATCATCGGCGTCAACATCTTCGAGACGACCGAGCCGAACCCGCTGACGGCCGACCTGGACACCGCGATCCAGACGGTGGACCCGGCCGTCGAGGCCCGGGTGATCTCGGGGCTCCAGCACTGGCGCGACACCCGCTACCAGCCGCCCTTCAACCACCCTCGCCCCTGCAAGGCGCTGGAGAAGCTGAAGGAGGCCGCCAAGGGCACCGCCAACCTCATGGAGGCCACCCTGGAGTGCGCCCGCGCGGGCGTCACGACCGGTGAGTGGGCCGGCGCCCTGCGGGAGGTGTTCGGCGAGTTCCGGGCGCCCACGGGCGTCTCCTCCGCGCCGGTGGCGGTTCCCGCGGCGGCGGGCTCGGCCATGGCCGACGTGCGCCGCCGGGTCGAGGTGACCGCCAAGGACCTCGGCGTCGGAAAGCTGCGCTTCCTGGTCGGCAAGCCGGGCCTGGACGGGCACTCCAACGGCGCCGAGCAGATAGCCGTACGCGCGCGGGACGCCGGCTTCGAGGTGGTCTACCAGGGCATCCGGCTCACCCCTGAGCAGATCGTGGACGCGGCCCTCGCCGAGGACGTGCACGCGGTCGGCCTGTCCATCCTGTCCGGCTCGCACGCGCAGCTGGTGCCGGACGTGCTCGAGAGGCTGCACGTGGCAGGCGCCACAGATGTACCTGTCATCGCCGGTGGGATCATCCCCAATGGAGACGCCGAACAGCTCAGGGCTGTCGGCGTGGCCGCGGTCTTCACCCCTAAGGACTTCGACATCACCGGAATCATCGGCCGCATCGTCGACGAGATCCGGAAAGCGAACAAGCTCGACCCCCTGGAGGTCCCCGCATGA
- the ccrA gene encoding crotonyl-CoA carboxylase/reductase: MKDILDAIQSPDSTPADFAALPLPESYRAITVHKDETEMFAGLQTRDKDPRKSIHLDDVPVPELGPGEALVAVMASSVNYNSVWTSIFEPLSTFGFLERYGRTNDLAKRHDLPYHIIGSDLAGVVLRTGPGVNAWKPGDEVVAHCLSVEMESSDGHNDTMLDPEQRIWGFETNFGGLAEIALVKSNQLMPKPHHLSWEEAAAPGLVNSTAYRQLVSRNGAGMKQGDNVLIWGASGGLGSYATQFALAGGANPICVVSSPQKAEICRAMGAEAIIDRNAEDYKFWKDESTQDPKEWKRFGKRIRELTGGEDIDIVFEHPGRETFGASVFVTRKGGTITTCASTSGYMHEYDNRYLWMSLKRIIGSHFANYREAWEANRLIAKGKIHPTLSKVYSLEETGQAAYDVHRNLHQGKVGVLCLAPEDGLGVRDEEMRAKHIDAINRFRNI, from the coding sequence GTGAAGGACATCCTGGACGCGATCCAGTCGCCGGACTCGACTCCGGCCGACTTCGCCGCTCTGCCGCTCCCCGAGTCGTACCGCGCCATCACCGTCCACAAGGACGAGACGGAGATGTTCGCGGGCCTGCAGACCCGTGACAAGGACCCACGCAAGTCGATCCACCTCGACGACGTGCCGGTGCCCGAACTGGGCCCGGGTGAGGCCCTGGTCGCCGTCATGGCATCGAGTGTCAACTACAACTCGGTGTGGACCTCGATCTTCGAGCCGCTGTCGACCTTCGGGTTCCTGGAGCGCTACGGCCGCACCAACGACCTGGCCAAGCGGCACGACCTGCCGTACCACATCATCGGCTCCGACCTCGCAGGCGTCGTCCTGCGCACCGGCCCGGGCGTCAACGCCTGGAAGCCCGGCGACGAGGTCGTCGCCCACTGTCTCTCGGTCGAGATGGAGTCCTCGGACGGCCACAACGACACGATGCTCGACCCCGAGCAGCGCATCTGGGGCTTCGAGACCAACTTCGGCGGCCTCGCGGAGATCGCGCTGGTCAAGTCCAACCAGCTGATGCCGAAGCCGCACCACCTCAGCTGGGAGGAGGCCGCCGCCCCCGGGCTCGTGAACTCCACCGCCTACCGGCAGCTCGTCTCCCGCAACGGCGCCGGCATGAAGCAGGGCGACAACGTCCTGATCTGGGGCGCGAGCGGCGGGCTCGGCTCGTACGCCACGCAGTTCGCGCTGGCCGGAGGCGCCAACCCGATCTGTGTCGTGTCCTCGCCGCAGAAGGCGGAGATCTGCCGGGCGATGGGCGCCGAGGCGATCATCGACCGCAACGCCGAGGACTACAAGTTCTGGAAGGACGAGAGCACCCAGGACCCGAAGGAGTGGAAGCGCTTCGGCAAGCGCATCCGCGAACTCACCGGCGGCGAGGACATCGACATCGTCTTCGAGCACCCCGGCCGCGAGACCTTCGGCGCGAGCGTCTTCGTCACCCGCAAGGGCGGCACGATCACCACGTGCGCCTCGACCTCGGGCTACATGCACGAGTACGACAACCGCTACCTGTGGATGTCCCTGAAGCGGATCATCGGCTCGCACTTCGCCAACTACCGCGAGGCCTGGGAGGCCAACCGGCTCATCGCGAAGGGCAAGATCCACCCGACGCTGTCGAAGGTCTACTCCCTGGAGGAGACCGGCCAGGCGGCCTACGACGTGCACCGCAACCTCCACCAGGGCAAGGTCGGCGTGCTCTGCCTGGCCCCCGAGGACGGTCTCGGCGTGCGCGACGAGGAGATGCGCGCCAAGCACATCGACGCCATCAACCGCTTCCGCAACATCTGA
- a CDS encoding TetR family transcriptional regulator → MSQPAKSSRTPATSDAPESAAGSRAAAQRLKMRRELAAAAMELFSTKGYEATTVDEIAAAAGVARRTFFRHFRSKEEAIFPDHDDTLIRAEAVLNAAPAHEHPLDTVCRGIKEVMKMYAARPEISVARYKLTREVPTLREAEIASVARYERLFTRYLLGHFDEHAHDDDANDDPLLAEVAASAVVTAHNHVLRRWLRAGGQGDVEAQLDHAFAIVRKTFGTGIGAGRDTAAPRPAPASVASQGEVLVTVARTDAPLDEVMRAIEQALKER, encoded by the coding sequence ATGTCCCAGCCCGCCAAGTCCTCCCGTACACCAGCCACGTCCGACGCGCCGGAAAGTGCCGCAGGCAGTCGTGCGGCCGCCCAGCGGCTCAAGATGCGCCGAGAACTGGCGGCCGCCGCGATGGAGCTGTTCTCCACCAAGGGGTACGAGGCAACCACGGTCGACGAGATCGCGGCCGCGGCCGGGGTCGCCCGTCGCACCTTCTTCCGTCACTTCCGCTCCAAGGAAGAGGCGATCTTCCCCGATCACGACGACACGTTGATCCGGGCGGAAGCCGTGCTGAACGCGGCCCCCGCGCACGAGCACCCGCTCGACACGGTGTGCCGCGGCATCAAGGAAGTCATGAAGATGTACGCGGCCCGGCCGGAGATCTCGGTCGCCCGCTACAAGCTGACGCGCGAGGTGCCGACGCTGCGCGAGGCGGAGATCGCCTCGGTGGCCCGCTATGAGCGGCTGTTCACGCGGTATCTGCTCGGACACTTCGACGAGCACGCGCACGACGACGACGCGAACGACGATCCGCTGCTGGCGGAGGTCGCCGCGTCCGCCGTGGTCACCGCCCACAACCATGTGCTGCGGCGGTGGCTCCGGGCCGGGGGGCAGGGGGACGTGGAGGCGCAGTTGGACCACGCCTTCGCGATCGTGCGGAAGACCTTCGGGACGGGGATCGGCGCCGGGCGGGACACCGCTGCGCCGCGGCCGGCCCCGGCTTCCGTGGCCTCTCAGGGAGAGGTCCTGGTAACCGTCGCTCGCACGGACGCGCCGCTCGATGAAGTGATGCGGGCCATCGAGCAGGCACTCAAGGAGCGCTGA
- a CDS encoding 3-hydroxyacyl-CoA dehydrogenase family protein — MATPLSDPSLSPLKTIAVVGLGTMGTGIAEVLARAGREVVGIDISEAAAAKAAATLETATARAVQRGRLTEQERADVLARVRTSTDLTAAADADLVIEVAPESYEIKHQIFRELDGIVRPETILATGTNALSVTRLAADSARPERVLGLHFFNPAPAMKLVEVVSSVLTAPTAVTAVTNLALDLGKEPVAVGDRPGFVADGLLFGYLNQAAAMYEAKYASREDIDAAMRLGCGLPMGPLALLDLIGIDTARTVLEAMYAESHDRLHAPAPVLKQLSEAGLTGRKSGRGFYTYEAPGSATVVRDALTPLESSAQNQGREVRSVGVAGSGTMASGIAEVFAKAGYEVVLAARSEEKAQTAKARIGKSLSRSVDKGRMTAEAAARTLDLITAAGSYESFADVDLAVEAVAEDLEIKQQLFQALDKVCKPGAVLATTTSSLPVVACARATSRPQDVIGMHFFNPAPAMKLVEVVRTVLTGEDVHATVREVCVKIKKHAVDCGDRAGFIVNALLFPYLNNAIKMVQEHYASLDDIDAAMKLGGGYPMGPFELLDVVGLDVSLAIEKVLHREFRDPGLAPAPLLEHLVAAGCLGRKTGRGFREYARR; from the coding sequence ATGGCCACTCCCCTGTCCGACCCCTCCCTGTCCCCGCTCAAGACGATCGCCGTCGTCGGCCTCGGCACCATGGGCACCGGCATCGCCGAGGTCCTCGCCAGGGCCGGCCGCGAGGTCGTCGGCATCGACATCAGCGAGGCCGCGGCCGCCAAGGCCGCCGCCACCCTGGAAACCGCGACCGCCCGTGCCGTGCAGCGCGGCCGGCTGACCGAGCAGGAGCGCGCGGACGTCCTCGCCCGTGTCCGCACCTCCACCGACCTCACGGCCGCGGCCGACGCCGACCTCGTCATCGAGGTGGCTCCGGAGTCGTACGAGATCAAGCACCAGATCTTCCGCGAGCTCGACGGGATCGTGCGCCCCGAGACGATCCTCGCGACGGGCACCAACGCCCTGTCCGTGACCCGTCTGGCCGCCGACTCGGCCCGCCCGGAGCGCGTGCTGGGCCTGCACTTCTTCAACCCCGCGCCCGCGATGAAGCTGGTCGAGGTCGTCTCCTCGGTGCTCACCGCGCCGACGGCGGTCACCGCGGTCACCAACCTCGCCCTGGACCTCGGCAAGGAGCCCGTCGCGGTCGGCGACCGGCCCGGCTTCGTCGCGGACGGGCTGCTGTTCGGCTATCTCAACCAGGCGGCCGCGATGTACGAGGCGAAGTACGCCTCCCGCGAGGACATCGACGCGGCGATGCGGCTCGGCTGCGGTCTGCCGATGGGCCCCCTGGCGCTGCTGGACCTGATCGGCATCGACACCGCGCGGACGGTCCTGGAGGCCATGTACGCCGAGTCCCACGACCGGCTGCACGCCCCCGCCCCGGTTCTCAAGCAGCTCAGCGAGGCCGGCCTGACCGGACGTAAGTCGGGACGCGGCTTCTACACCTACGAGGCTCCTGGCAGCGCAACGGTCGTGCGCGACGCGCTGACGCCCCTGGAGAGCTCCGCGCAGAACCAGGGCCGCGAGGTCCGCTCCGTCGGTGTCGCGGGCTCCGGCACCATGGCGTCCGGTATCGCGGAGGTCTTCGCCAAAGCCGGTTACGAGGTCGTGCTCGCCGCCCGCAGCGAGGAGAAGGCGCAGACGGCGAAGGCCCGTATCGGCAAGTCGCTTTCCCGTTCCGTCGACAAGGGCCGGATGACCGCCGAGGCGGCCGCCCGGACCCTGGACCTGATCACCGCGGCGGGCTCGTACGAGTCCTTCGCGGACGTCGACCTCGCCGTCGAGGCCGTCGCCGAGGACCTGGAGATCAAGCAGCAGCTCTTCCAGGCGCTGGACAAGGTCTGCAAGCCGGGCGCGGTCCTGGCCACCACGACCTCCTCGCTGCCCGTCGTCGCCTGCGCCCGCGCCACCTCGCGGCCGCAGGACGTGATCGGCATGCACTTCTTCAACCCGGCGCCCGCGATGAAGCTGGTCGAGGTCGTCCGTACGGTCCTGACGGGCGAGGACGTCCACGCGACGGTCCGCGAGGTCTGCGTCAAGATCAAGAAGCATGCGGTCGACTGCGGCGACCGGGCGGGCTTCATCGTGAACGCCCTGCTCTTCCCGTACCTCAACAACGCGATCAAGATGGTGCAGGAGCACTACGCGTCCCTCGACGACATCGACGCGGCGATGAAGCTGGGCGGCGGCTACCCGATGGGCCCCTTCGAGCTCCTGGACGTCGTCGGCCTGGACGTCTCGCTTGCGATCGAGAAGGTCCTGCACCGCGAGTTCCGTGACCCGGGCCTGGCTCCGGCCCCGCTCCTGGAGCATCTGGTGGCCGCGGGCTGCCTCGGCCGCAAGACCGGCCGTGGCTTCCGCGAATATGCCCGGCGCTGA
- a CDS encoding adenylosuccinate lyase — protein sequence MDEELRSLTERLQQESGASAAYDRLMATEDLDELAGVLTEPGQPLWARELAAFRLGLAGDRRAFESLVLLLNHRDPPRCAAAAYALARLDDPRTARAAAALATNELRVAYALHPVRLLAELRAPESAPALITTLERRLRPHDPYRRVALACVEGLGALADTRARPVLNEALAHPALAEAAVRALARIPKLR from the coding sequence ATGGACGAAGAGTTGCGATCGCTCACGGAGCGTTTACAGCAGGAGTCGGGAGCGTCGGCCGCCTACGACCGTCTGATGGCGACCGAAGACCTCGACGAGCTGGCGGGGGTGCTCACCGAGCCCGGACAGCCGCTGTGGGCCCGGGAGCTCGCCGCGTTCCGGCTCGGCCTGGCCGGGGACCGCCGGGCCTTCGAGTCCCTCGTCCTGCTGCTCAACCACCGGGATCCGCCGCGCTGCGCCGCCGCCGCGTACGCCCTCGCCCGTCTCGACGACCCGCGCACGGCCCGCGCGGCCGCCGCCCTCGCCACCAACGAACTGCGGGTCGCCTACGCCCTGCACCCGGTCCGGCTCCTGGCCGAACTGCGCGCCCCCGAGTCCGCGCCCGCGCTGATCACCACGCTGGAACGCCGGCTGCGCCCGCACGACCCCTACCGCCGCGTGGCGCTCGCCTGCGTGGAGGGCCTGGGCGCTTTGGCGGACACCCGCGCCAGACCCGTACTGAACGAGGCACTCGCGCATCCCGCGCTCGCGGAGGCGGCTGTGCGGGCGCTGGCACGGATCCCGAAGCTGCGGTGA
- a CDS encoding GNAT family N-acetyltransferase translates to MDDDRLLIRPMALADCDRVAEIRVRGWQSAYRGLIPQSYLDAMSVARDAERHRTRFGQADASVVNLVAEWDGEVMGWACHGPYRDGEVRTTDAELYAVYVDPRRYGTGIGHALLREALRNRTAVGHDRMYLWVLKDNTRARRFYERAGFEADGTEEPFEADGVPVPEVRYARTLNA, encoded by the coding sequence ATGGACGACGACCGACTCCTCATCCGCCCGATGGCCCTCGCCGACTGCGACCGCGTGGCCGAGATCCGCGTCCGCGGCTGGCAGAGCGCGTACCGGGGCCTGATCCCGCAGTCGTACCTCGACGCCATGAGCGTGGCGCGGGACGCCGAGCGGCACCGCACCCGCTTCGGGCAGGCGGACGCCAGCGTCGTGAACCTCGTGGCCGAGTGGGACGGCGAGGTCATGGGCTGGGCCTGTCACGGCCCGTACCGGGACGGCGAAGTCCGCACCACCGACGCCGAGTTGTACGCCGTCTACGTGGACCCGCGGAGATACGGCACCGGCATCGGACACGCCCTGCTGCGGGAGGCCCTGCGGAACCGCACCGCCGTGGGCCACGACCGCATGTACCTGTGGGTCCTCAAGGACAACACCCGCGCGCGCCGCTTCTACGAACGGGCGGGCTTCGAGGCCGACGGCACCGAGGAGCCCTTCGAGGCGGACGGCGTCCCGGTGCCGGAGGTGCGGTACGCCAGGACGCTCAACGCCTGA
- a CDS encoding RidA family protein, which yields MSELTRIPAPAGVAPAAQYSHVVLGRGRFVAIAGQLALDEDGKLVGEGNAAAQARQVFENLRRCLTAAGATFDDVVKLTYFVTDMAHMPALRAARAEHIPDDRLPAASAVQVAALVRPEFLMEVEAFAVVGE from the coding sequence ATGAGTGAGCTGACCAGGATTCCCGCCCCCGCCGGGGTCGCCCCCGCGGCCCAGTACTCCCATGTGGTGCTGGGCCGTGGCCGTTTCGTCGCGATCGCGGGCCAGCTGGCCCTCGACGAGGACGGCAAGCTCGTCGGCGAGGGCAACGCCGCGGCCCAGGCCCGCCAGGTCTTCGAGAACCTCCGCCGCTGCCTGACCGCCGCGGGAGCGACCTTCGACGACGTCGTCAAGCTCACCTACTTCGTCACGGACATGGCCCACATGCCGGCGCTTCGCGCGGCCCGCGCCGAGCACATACCCGACGACCGGCTGCCGGCGGCCTCCGCCGTGCAGGTGGCGGCGCTGGTGCGGCCGGAGTTCCTGATGGAGGTGGAGGCGTTCGCGGTGGTGGGCGAATAA
- a CDS encoding alpha/beta hydrolase → MRKRAAVLCGAAIIVAGTFTAVPADASAPQSAPTASAAEPTWKKCGTADYPTLQCASLKVPLDHANPRGRQITLALSRVPHTAKKYQGPLLVNPGGPGGSGLTFAGFIASGLPKAVAAQYDVIGFDPRGVGASKPALNCKPGYFNPVRPDSVPSTPAIEKANLKRVKSFAAACGQKYASVLPYINTISAVQDMDSIRRALGAKRINYFGYSYGTYLGAVYAKLFPHQVRRLVLDSIVDPTGVWYDDNLGQDYAFNDRHRALMAWIAKYDATYKLGTDAEKIEAKWYAMRAALAKRPADGKVGASELEDTYAPGGYYNGYWPYLAEAFAAYVNNRNDDPLVDAYENFGAVDASGDNGYSIYTSVECRDASWPRDWRQWQKDNWAVYEKAPFMAWSNAWYNAPCAFWPTDSLKPVNIANGQLPPALLFQATNDAATPYEGGATVHRLLAGSSFVVEEGGGNHGITLSGNTCLDKYLARYLTDGKVPRGGGEADAVCQALPDPKPLTAKAASTSSRGAALHRLLGARG, encoded by the coding sequence ATGAGAAAGCGCGCAGCCGTGCTGTGCGGTGCCGCGATCATCGTGGCCGGGACCTTCACCGCCGTCCCCGCCGACGCCAGCGCCCCGCAGTCCGCACCAACCGCGTCCGCCGCCGAACCCACCTGGAAGAAGTGCGGCACCGCCGACTACCCGACCCTTCAGTGCGCGTCCCTCAAGGTGCCGCTCGACCACGCGAACCCGCGCGGGCGGCAGATCACCCTCGCGCTGTCCCGGGTCCCCCACACCGCGAAGAAGTACCAGGGCCCGCTGCTGGTCAACCCCGGCGGCCCCGGCGGCAGCGGTCTGACCTTCGCCGGGTTCATCGCCTCCGGCCTGCCCAAGGCCGTCGCGGCCCAGTACGACGTCATCGGCTTCGACCCGCGCGGGGTGGGCGCGAGCAAGCCCGCCCTGAACTGCAAGCCGGGCTATTTCAACCCGGTGCGCCCGGACTCCGTGCCGAGCACGCCCGCGATCGAGAAGGCCAACCTCAAGCGGGTGAAGTCCTTCGCCGCGGCCTGCGGCCAGAAGTACGCGAGCGTGCTGCCGTACATCAACACCATCAGCGCCGTACAGGACATGGACTCCATCCGCAGGGCCCTCGGTGCCAAGAGGATCAACTACTTCGGTTACTCGTACGGCACTTACCTCGGCGCGGTCTACGCCAAGCTCTTCCCGCACCAGGTGCGCCGCCTGGTCCTGGACTCGATCGTGGACCCGACGGGCGTCTGGTACGACGACAACCTCGGCCAGGACTACGCGTTCAACGACCGGCACCGCGCGCTGATGGCCTGGATCGCCAAGTACGACGCGACATACAAGCTCGGCACGGACGCCGAGAAGATCGAGGCCAAGTGGTACGCGATGCGGGCGGCTCTCGCCAAGAGGCCCGCGGACGGCAAGGTCGGCGCCTCGGAGCTGGAGGACACCTACGCGCCGGGCGGCTACTACAACGGCTACTGGCCCTACCTGGCCGAGGCGTTCGCGGCATATGTGAACAACAGGAACGACGACCCGTTGGTCGACGCGTACGAGAACTTCGGCGCCGTGGACGCGTCCGGGGACAACGGCTACAGCATCTACACGTCCGTCGAGTGCCGTGACGCCTCCTGGCCGCGAGACTGGCGGCAGTGGCAGAAGGACAACTGGGCCGTGTACGAGAAGGCGCCGTTCATGGCCTGGAGCAATGCCTGGTACAACGCGCCGTGCGCGTTCTGGCCGACCGACTCGCTGAAGCCGGTGAACATCGCCAACGGCCAACTGCCGCCGGCGCTGCTCTTCCAGGCGACGAACGACGCGGCCACCCCGTACGAGGGCGGTGCGACGGTCCACCGTCTGCTGGCCGGCTCCAGCTTCGTCGTCGAGGAGGGCGGCGGCAACCACGGCATCACGCTGAGCGGGAACACCTGCCTGGACAAGTACCTCGCCAGGTATCTGACCGACGGCAAGGTGCCGCGTGGCGGCGGCGAGGCCGACGCGGTCTGCCAGGCGCTGCCCGATCCGAAGCCGCTGACCGCCAAGGCGGCGTCGACGTCCTCGCGCGGCGCGGCGCTGCACCGGTTGCTCGGCGCCCGCGGCTGA
- a CDS encoding Rv2578c family radical SAM protein yields the protein MRWENLTESAEHGRADAALFGADAVVSRTFDTPEFAGITFHEIRARSIINRVPGASRMPFEWTVNPYRGCTHACVYCFARKTHSYLDLDTGLGFDSQIVVKVNAPELLRRQLGSRRWAADHIAMGTNVDCYQRAEGRYRLMPGILSALRDHANPFSILTKGTLILRDLDLLTQAAEVTDVGISVSVGFTDPELWRTVEPGTPAPERRLDVVRTLGEHGIGCGVLMAPVIPFLSDRPAQLRATVRAIAAAGATSVTPLVLHLRPGAREWFMAWLNREHPYLVRRYERLYADGAYAPKWYQRRITRQVHELAQEYGIGPAAAGMPRRIREPEPEVEPMPEPTQLTLI from the coding sequence ATGCGCTGGGAGAACCTCACCGAGTCCGCCGAACACGGACGGGCCGACGCCGCCCTGTTCGGCGCCGACGCGGTGGTCAGCCGTACCTTCGACACGCCCGAGTTCGCCGGGATCACGTTCCACGAGATCCGGGCCCGCTCGATCATCAACCGGGTGCCGGGCGCCTCCCGCATGCCTTTCGAGTGGACGGTCAACCCCTACCGGGGCTGCACGCACGCGTGCGTGTACTGCTTCGCCCGCAAGACCCACAGCTATCTCGACCTCGACACCGGTCTCGGCTTCGACTCGCAGATCGTGGTCAAGGTGAACGCCCCCGAGCTGCTGCGCCGCCAGCTGGGCTCGCGCCGCTGGGCGGCCGACCACATAGCGATGGGCACCAACGTCGACTGCTACCAGCGCGCGGAGGGCCGCTACCGCCTGATGCCGGGCATCCTCTCCGCCCTGCGCGATCACGCGAACCCCTTCTCGATCCTGACGAAAGGCACGCTGATCCTGCGGGACCTCGACCTCCTCACGCAGGCCGCCGAGGTGACGGACGTCGGGATCTCCGTGTCGGTCGGCTTCACCGACCCCGAGCTGTGGCGCACCGTCGAGCCGGGCACCCCGGCTCCGGAGCGGCGCCTGGACGTCGTACGGACACTGGGCGAGCACGGGATCGGGTGCGGGGTGCTGATGGCGCCGGTGATCCCGTTCCTGAGCGACCGGCCGGCACAGCTGCGGGCCACCGTGCGCGCGATCGCCGCCGCGGGGGCCACGTCGGTCACCCCGCTGGTGCTGCATCTGCGGCCGGGCGCCAGGGAGTGGTTCATGGCCTGGCTGAACCGGGAGCACCCGTATCTGGTACGCCGTTACGAGCGGCTCTACGCGGACGGCGCCTACGCTCCGAAGTGGTACCAGCGCCGGATCACCCGTCAGGTACACGAGCTGGCCCAGGAGTACGGCATCGGTCCCGCGGCCGCGGGGATGCCACGACGGATCCGGGAGCCGGAGCCCGAGGTCGAGCCGATGCCCGAACCTACCCAACTCACGTTGATCTGA
- a CDS encoding SRPBCC family protein, giving the protein MAQVEATTERIVAADAEKVFDAVADYSGTRGKVLPEQFSEYEVREGGDGEGTLVHWKLQATSKRVRDCLLEVTEPTDGELVEKDRNSSMVTTWRVTPAGEGRSRVVVTTTWDGAGGIGGFFERTFAPKGLGRIYDSLLGRLATEVEK; this is encoded by the coding sequence ATGGCGCAGGTCGAGGCCACTACGGAGCGGATCGTCGCGGCGGACGCGGAGAAGGTGTTCGACGCCGTCGCCGACTACAGCGGCACGCGCGGAAAGGTGCTCCCCGAGCAGTTCAGCGAGTACGAGGTGCGCGAGGGCGGTGACGGCGAGGGCACCCTCGTCCACTGGAAGCTCCAGGCCACCAGCAAGCGCGTGCGCGACTGCCTCCTGGAGGTCACCGAACCCACCGACGGCGAGCTCGTCGAGAAGGACCGCAACTCCTCCATGGTCACCACCTGGCGGGTCACCCCGGCCGGTGAGGGCAGGTCCCGGGTCGTCGTGACCACCACCTGGGACGGCGCCGGCGGCATCGGCGGCTTCTTCGAGAGGACCTTCGCACCCAAGGGCCTCGGCCGGATCTACGACTCCCTCCTCGGCCGGCTCGCCACCGAGGTCGAGAAGTAA